The Candidatus Glassbacteria bacterium sequence CCGATGATTTCGACCAGGGCAAGAACATGCACTGGTTCCAGGTCTGGGCCTGCCGGCAGGATGATCCCCGCTCCGTACTGGGGGGAGCGGGCCGGAAACCCGATGGCACGGACCGCTTTATCGCCAATGTAGAGCCTTACCGCGTGGAGGGAGTGTCTCCGCCGGGACAGATACGCTTTTATACCTACTGGCCGGACATGAAACAGTCGCCCAGCGGTTATTACTGGGGCAACCATTTTTACCCTGAAAAACCTTTCACAATCGAGCGGGACCGCTGGTACTGTTTCGAGATGATGGTGAAATGCAACGAGCCTGGGAAAAAAGACGGCGAGCAGGCGCTCTGGGTCGACGGGAAAGAGGTCATGCGCGTGGAGGGACTCCGCTGGCGGGACACCGAGAATCTCAAGCTGAACATGTTGATCGCCGGCCTTTATGTCCATTACTGCGAGCGTGACTGCACCTACTGGCTGGATGATCTGGTGATCAGCACGGAATACGTGGGACCGCTAAAAACCCAACTGCAATGACTTAAGTTAATGAGAAATAATGTATTCGCTACCAGTTCAGTTTTCATAGTTTAGTAAAGGACTAAACCATGAGGAATTTGCATATTTGCACTATTCTCGGCCTGTGTTTACTTGGCGCCGTTTCTCAGCTTCTGGCTCAGAACGATAATTTCACGGCCCTTCAATCTCATTTTGAGCGCGTGATAACCGCCCGTTTCGACACTCTTTTCAGCCGGGTGGGAAATATCGATCAATGGGAGGCGCGTAAAGTGCGGACCAGAGAGGCGCTTTACAGGATGCTATGGCACGACCGCCGCTGGCCCGACAGTCCGCCACTCGCCAGGATAACCCGGATGGTGGAGAGACCGGATTACACGCTCGAGTGCATTGTCCTGGAAACATCCCCCAACCTCTACGCTACTGCCAACCTTTACCTGCCGCGCAATGGCAGTAAGCCCTTTCCCGTCATACTCTATCAATGCGGCCACGCAAACAAAAGCCGGTACAAGCACCACGGCGCCTGGTTCGCCGCCAGGGGGATCGCTGTATTAATGATGGACAATATCGAAATGGGAGAAACCGAAATCACCCACCACGGGGTCTACTCCCACGCCTGGTTTCACTGGTACAGTCGGGGATTTTCACCATTGGCCGTTGAACTATTTAATGCACGCCGAGTGCTGGACTATTTGTGTACCAGAGAAGATCTTGACAGCAGCCGTATAGGGGCCACCGGGCGCTCCGGAGGTGGAATGACCACTTTCTACCTGTCGGCTATCGATGACAGGATCAAGGCTGCCGCGCCAGTGTCAGGAGCCGTTTCCACGGTAGGCTGGATCAGGAAGCAGCTCTCCTCGGCTCATTGCGACTGCCAGTACCAGATAAACAGTTACGGGCTGCTCTACTCCGAGATAGGGGCCTTGACCGCTCCCCGGCCTCAGCTCATTTGCAATGCCGATTCCGAACGGGGCTTTCCCACGGACGCACTATATGAGATGACCGGCAAGATGCAGGAAATCTACCGGCTGTATAACGCCGAGAACTCCTTGCGCACCGCGGTAGTTCCAGGCAGACACGCGGATACGGAAGTGATCCGGCTACCGGTTTATTCCTTCTTCCTGAAAGAGCTTCTGGGGATAGACACCTCTTTTACACATGAAGGCGCGATTGATACACTGCCATCTGATAAACTGGCCTGCTGGCGTGAAGGCTTTCCGCTCGAAGATCGGCTTTCCAGGATCGACGAGGAGCTGGTTCCGGCGTATTCATTTTCCCTTGAAGCGCCTTCCGGGCCAGCCAGGGAAAACAGGCTCAGGGAGTTGACCGAACATTTGCGCAGTGAGGTGTTCCGTTTTTTCCCGGCTGAAGAGGCTCCATTCGAACCTGACTGGGGCGAAGAGAAAATTGTTCAAGGCCGGATTGTCAGAAAAGTTAGTTTTAATTCCTTTGAGGACCTTCGTGTCCGGGGCGTTTATTCTATTCCCGAAGGTTCGAAACCGGAAACCCGGCTGCCCGCAGTACTGGTTATCGATCACCGCAGGGGGATTCCGGTTTGGGGAAATGAACAGCTTCTGGAGGGTAGCCGCTGGGGTGAGCGCGCGGTGCTGATTGTCGAAACCCTTGACCGGGGCAGCCGCGCCCTGGAAGAAAACCTGAGGAGTTTCAGGGACGATGACCCGTTGCACCACATGAAGCGCCAAGCCATGGTGGCCGGCACCACGATCGAATCCATGCAGCTCTACGAGGTCCTCCGCTCGGTGGAATTCCTGAAGAGCTTGCCGGAAGTCGACCCGGCCGGAATCACAGTTACCGGCAAGGGTGAAAGCGGAATTAACGGCCTGTACGCGGCGCTACTGGACAGAACAGTGGGAAAGGCTATTCTCTGTTCACCTCCGGCCTCACACCGTCAGGGACCCTGTTATCTGAATATACTGAGATTTACGGATATCCCCGAAGTGGTCCAGTTGATGGGCGACAGGGTTGGCATTTATGGAGAAATTCCTCTGGCTCTCCAGATATTATTGGCAAAGAACGGTCTGGAAAAGACAGTTATCGCCAAGTCACTGAAAGACTTTTTGCATTAGGGGTTTAAAAGAATGAAAGGCATCAATCGTTTTGCTGCGCGTGCTCCCAGACTAAGGATATAAGATTTAATGAATATTAATCAAGTCACTATCTTGAGGGGATCGCCAGATGGCAGAGCCGATGAATCGCCGCAATTTTATGAGCAAAGCTTTTAGAATATCTTCCGCCGCCGCCGGGTTGAGTCTGGAAGAGAAAATCCTGTTGGCCAATATGAATGAAAAGCCGTCTCCGAAAGGAGTTGGTCAGGAGCATGGAGGACTCAAAAGGGGCAAGATCGGCAAAGTGGAAATCAGCAGGCTTATTTGCGGAGGCAACCTTTTTGACGGTTTCGCGCACAGCCGCAAGCTGACATATGTATCTTCGCTGATGAAGCACTATTTCAATCCCGAAAAGATTATGGATACATTGGAAATATGTGAGAGTAACGGTGTCAACACTGCGATCATGCTCTGCTGGGACCATAGCATCGACGTGCTGAACAGGTATCGCAAGGAAAGAGGAGGGAAGATCCAGTGGATCGCCCAGAGTTTTGATCAGATTGGCCAGTTGGAATGTGTGAAAATGGCGGTGGACAATGGAGCGTCAGGCTTTTTTGTCCAGGGCGCCAACGGAGATACTTTTGTCAGGGAAGGCCGTATCGATTATATCGCTGAAATACTTTCCCTGGCAAAAGCTAACGGTTTAATCGCTGGCGTGGGGTCTCATACTCTCAACGTGCCAAAGACCCTGGAGAAGGAAGGACTGGAGTTCGATTTCTATTTCAAGACCATTAACAATGTGGATTACTGGTCGGAGTCTCCCGAAGAGGTCGCCGCTTTTATGAAAACAGCAGATAAGCCCTGGATAGCATTCAAAGTTCTGGGAGCTGGTTTAATCAAACCGAGGGAGGGTTTCGAGCTTGCTTACAGGATGGGGGCTGATTTTCTCAACGTGGGGATGTTCGACTTTCAGGTGAGCGAAGATGTTGAGGTGGCAAGCGAGATTTTAACCCGTGATCTCCAGCGGGAGCGTCCCTGGAAATCCTGACCTATGGAATGAGTGGGATGGTTTTCGTGGAAAATCAAGGTGTAAATTGAAGTTAATGCAACTGATTTCTGTATACACTTGTTACTAAATAAAATACTTCATTTATCCGTAAAGAGACCCTTGCACTGATAAACCCTGTCCAGGAGAAGAGATCGATGAAAGCCATACGCCTGGTCTGCCATTTTTCCGGTCTCATTCTGCCTCTGATATTTCTTGCCGGCTGTGGTCAGCAGCAGACCAGTGTCGATGCTGCAATATACAATTCCCTCAAAAGCTACATTGATTCGATAAAAGTTATCGACACCCACCAGCACCAAAAGCTAAGCTCGATCCTGCGTGGAGGGGAAGTCAATTTCTACACCATTTTGAGCACGACGGGCCTCGGGACGGACCTTGTCTCTGCTGGGTCACCCGGCCTGGACGCCGATATGATCGAAAGGGGAGACCTGGACAGCCTCTGGAAGACTTACGGCGTTTTTCTCGACCGCTGCCGGAACACCAGTGTTTATGGACATCTGGTGCAAAGTTTCCGAATTCTGTACGATATGGATGAACCTTATTTCACCAGGGATAATATCGAAAAACTATCAGCACAACTGGCCCATAACTACAATAATCCCGAAAGCTGGTACCGTGAAGCTTTAGAAAAAGCACCTATCGAGCTGATGCTAAACGACCAGTGGTGGGACCAGTTTAAGGTCCGCACTGATTTCGAGAGCCATGCACTGGTTATGCGAATTGACATGTACATGGTATCAATCGCCCATCGTGCCGAACTGGAGCGAGCTGACGCTGATACGATGAGTAATCCCTTCTACCAAGCCCGGCGAGAAGACTTTGAAATTCGCGACCTCGATGATTACCTGGCCTTTGCCGACCGCTGGTTTGCGAAGTTTGTGGAGCGTGGCGCTCTCTGCGCCAAGACCGCCAATGCCTACCACAGAAGCATCGACTACCGGAATGTATCAAAAGAAGAAGCCTATCGGCTGTTTGCCCGTCCTCCCGAGACTCTCACTCCCGGGCAAAGAAAACGGTTGGAAGACTATATGTTTTTCTGGTGCGTGGGCAAGTGTGCCGAATACGACCTACCGCTCCAGATACACACGGGATATCTTGCCGGCAACAGCCGCAGCCTGGAAAACGGCAGACCGATGAAGCTGCTCGATGTATTCCAGGCTTTTCCACAAGTGAAATTCAGCCTCTTTCACGGCGGCTTTCCCTGGTATCAGGAAATCGGCGCCTTAGCCAAGTCCTATCCGAACGTTTACGTGGACCTCTGCTGGTTACCTGTGATTTCGCGCGAAACAGCTGTCAGTGCCCTCCACCAATGGCTTGACTGCGTTCCGTACACCAAGTTCTTCTGGGGTGGAGACTGTTACACAGTGGAAGATGCTGTAGGTTCACTGGAATACGGGCGGGACGTGGTGGCGCAGGTACTTGCGGAAAGGGTTTCCGCCGGACGGATGAGCATGGAACTGGCCCGGGAAGTAGCCCGCGGCATATTCCGGAACAACGCGATCCGTTTCTTTAAACTGAAGGAAAAGTTCGGAAAAGATTTCAACTGATACTTGGTGGTGCTCCCAAAGGTGGTGAACGAGCGCTACGGCCTAGTAGAATTGTCTTGAAAGAACTACCATTGGGAAAACTCATCACAATGATGATTGTGAGGACCATAATGTACAGGATATTTATTTCCATCAGAACAGCCATTTATCCGCTTTTAATTACTTTGGCAATCGCACAAACAATCAATGCCGAAATTTCACCTTCAAATTTTTATGAGAGCGGGAAAAATAAATCAACACTGACAACAACTGATATCAGGGGATATCATATATTACGCGCTCACAGGGACGTAGATCCTGTTATGTCGGAGACGGGAAGCAATGCGGAAAAAATATTGGAACTCCTGAAAGAACAAAACAAACACCGCGTTACGGTGAGCATAATGAGTATTGGATTGAATCTGGCACATCAGGCGGCAATGCTTGCAGACCAGAACCAAGGGGAAGAATACAGTGAATTCGCCGTGTCTCTGGCTGATTACATCTGTAAACACTATTTCAATCCAGCCGGGACAATTATTGAGTACGACCGGAATACCTGGGTCCCACCTGACGATCTTTGGCGGACAATACCCTGGGGGGTGAATTTCCGCGGAAACGAGATGTTTGAGGTTTACAAGCTCATAAAAAACGATCTGTCCCCGGAACAACTGAAGTGGTGGCAGGAATCCCTGCAAAAGTTGGGAGGCTGGATTTATCAGAATCCCTTAGTTGGTTCTTTTGTTTTCAATTGTTCCCTGGATCTTTCAAGATTACTATGGCGCCTGGGGCAGGAATTCGGCAACAGCGCATGGATACAGTGGGCGCTATGGGCGGCGGAGGAACGAATCCGTCGCGATGTTGACGAAGAAGGTTGGATACAAGGAGAAAATGGAGGTTGCTCAGGGCATTACCAATTGTCAGGCGCATGGATTCTCGCGGAATTCGCCTTCGAATCTAAAATACCATTTCTGCAAAATACACTCAAACAGATATTTCCCTCGCTTGTGGGATTTTCCACCCCCACACTGAATTGGGCCGGAAACTTCGGCACCCGTTCAAGTGGATTGATTTCTATAATTCCCAATAGATATCCTGTTAAATTCCCCTTCTTTTCCACCATCATACTTGTTATGGGAGCACTGCAAGATCCTGTTGCCGGCTATTTTATTCAAAAATACGGCGAGCCATCCTGGGGTGATAATATCGAGCTTTGGGAAGCAGCCCTCAAAGCCTCTTCTGAAAAACCTGTTTATCCTCAAATTAAGAATTTTAAGGGGATTGAAAGCACTGTTCTGCGTGAAGGGCAGTATGTTGCCTACATGTGCAATTATTCCCGAAGCATCTGGGCCAGAGGGTTCATTAACCTTTGGCACGAGGGCCACGGCGACTGGCTCTTCTCTACCTTGAAATCACTTCCTTCAGAAATGGAAAGCACGAAAAAGAAACTCCGCCTCGGGGATACAAGCGACTGGGCGGCATTTCCGCATGTTCGTGTCCTGACAGATAATAACCGGTTCGATTCACAGCAGCAGATTATCGATCTGAAAACTCGCAGTGAAAACGGCCTGCAGATGAACTGGAAGGAGAATCTTACAGATCCTCAAGGCAATTATGGCGGTACAATGCAGTCGTTTTACAGCTTTAACGGCGATACGTTGAATATGAGCATTGAATTGAGTGACCTATCTGGCAGAAGCCAGATAGACTTTCATCTGTTCAAGCGAATCAATAGCTTTCTAGGTTTTTGGTTCAACGAGGAAGTGGAAGCAATAGAGAAAGGCGCGTTGCCACTATCAGGGGGGCAGTACGGCGGACGGTCTTTCAAATCAGATGAAATCGATCTGTTGGGCATCCAAATTGACAAGTCGATATTTGTTTTTGAATTTCTGGAACTGCCTGCCAATTCAAAAGTCACTTGTTTCTTTCCCAAAACATCTGAATTGCATACTGGCAATTTCGGCGGCACTCGAGTTCGTATTGAACCGCCACCTGAAATTAAACATTGTACTCTCAAGCTAATATTTAGAACGTTGTAATTTAATAGAACTGGCCTGATCCACTTTCACTGCCTTCCGGGCTGGAGGTTAGCATGATCTCTGGCGATAAAAAAAGTCGCTTTCGCTTGGATATTTATTCTCTTTTAACTTGCCTGCTACTTATGGGTCCGGTCGCTGCGGCGGAGGCCGGATCCAAAAAACCAGGCACAGGGGAAAATTCGTCTCCCATTTCTGAACATCTTTGCCAAATCGCTGAGATTGACCGTGGGCTTTTTTCTGTTCTGGGTGGGGAGAATCTGGCACTAGCCTTGGAACTGGCTGCCGGGGGCCGAATTTTTGTCCACCTGCTTGACCCGGAGAATTCAGTTGTCGAGCAGGCCAGGATAAAAGCCGATCAAAAAGGACTGTTCGGCCGCTCGATCAACATCGAGAAGTCGCAGCTTGATGAACTCCCTTACGCGGACAATACGATTGACCTTGTTCTCGCAGCCCATCTTTCAGAACAAGGCCTTTCCAAATTATCGCTTTCAGAAATATTGCGTGTGCTGCGTCCCCGTGGAAAGGCGCTGTTAGGAACTCTCGGGGAGCCTGGAACCCAAGGGGGCACACTGAGCGAGAATCAGATTCGGAGTTGGCTGAGTTCGTCAGGGGAAGCTGAGTGGACGACAGTGGAAGATAGGCTGGGTGTCTGGGCAGTGTTGACAAAAGCTCCCATGAAAGGGGCGGACGACTGGAGCCATTGGGAGCACGGCCCGGACAACAATCCGGTCTCCGGGGACACTGCGATTCAGGCGCCCTACATGACTCAGTTCATGAGCCTCCCCTTTTATATCGCAATGCCCGCGATCACTACTGTAGCTAAGGGCAGGATATTCACTGCCATGGGGCATATCGCTCACCACCGGCGCGAAGAACCGTGGCTCAATACGCTTGTCGCCCAGAATGGTTATAACGGCATGGAACTCTGGAGGCGGACGCTGCCTGACGGCTACCTGGTGCATCGCTCGGCTTTTGTGGCTACCGGCGACAACTTCTATATGATCAATCCCGATGGTGACGGCTGTTTGGTTCTTGACCCGGAGACCGGCAAAGAGAAGGATAGGGTTCGTATCCCGGAACTTACGGGAGAATGGAAGTGGATGGCTATCCAGAACGGAATACTCTATTCGCTTTTGGGCGAGGAACGGGACCCCTCTCAGACTACTATCGTGAGAAGCCCGGGAATAGCCTGGAGCTGGGATGATATTAGCTCAGGTTATTACGATGAGCGGATACCATGGGGCTTCGGCAATACCATCATGGCTTGGGACCTGAAAATGCGAAAGTTGCTCTGGACCCACCGTGAGGAAGCCAAGATCGATTCAAGGGCTCTTTCCATAGGAGATGACAAGATTTTTTTCTACTGTCCGGATTCCCATCTGGGCAGCCTGAATGCAATCACCGGTAAAGTAATCTGGACTAATGATAATCCTAAAACCAGGGAACTGATCGAGGAGCCGGGCAGAGGCCTGAAATCCACACCTGGATGGCGCACCAGTTGTTTTTGTCTTTATACTCCCCATGCGCTGTTCTATCAGGCTCAAACCAGATTGAACATAGTCGCCGTCTCCAACAGGGACGGCAGCCTGCTCTGGCACAGGAAAAAAATCACTAATAATTCTAACATGCTCTACACTGACGAAAAGTTGGTAGTGGGTATCGGCCCTCAGGGAAGCATCCAGGAGATTGATCCACTGACCGGGATAACCCTGGCGGATCTGGGATTCAGAAAGACTGGCTGTGCAAGGCTAACCGCCTGCCGGGATTCCTATTTCGCTCGAGGCGGGGGCGATGGAATAGTCCGCTATGACCGTCTTGCGGGGAAAGTGCTTTACAACGGCGCAGTCAGACCCGCCTGCAACGATGGAGTGATCCCGGCCAACGGCTTGCTCTACGTCGGGCCCTGGGCCTGCGACTGTAACCTTTCGCTGATCGGCAGAGTGGCAATGTGCCCCGCGGGAAACTTCGACTTCCCCCTTCGGGATGCCAAGCTTACCAGGCTTGAACTGCTAGCTGAAAATCCCTCGAAAATAACTCCGTTCGAAATAACGGAGAAAGACTGGCCGACATACAGGGCTAACAATGCCCGCACTGCCTGTTCCCGTGCAACAGTGCCTGCCGAAGTGACGCAGTCTTGGCGTTTCACTTCCAGAAAATCATTCAAGCCAACGGCTCCGACAGCTGCGGGAGGACTCGTTTTTATCGGTGGTGACGACTGCAAGGTACGCGCAATCGATGCAAAAACAGGCCGGTTGAAATGGGTGTTTCTGGCGGGCGGGCCGGTTATACAGCCGCCCACTTTGTGGCAGGGAAGAGCCTATTTCGGCTGTGGTGACGGTTATGTCCATGTGCTGGAGGCGGCTACGGGTGAGCCGCTCTGGCGCTTCAGGAGCGCACCGGTGGAGAGAAAGATTATGGTCTACGGCTCGCTCTGCTCGACCTGGCCGGTCAACAGCGGAGTGCTTGTTAATGAGGGTGTAGCCTATGCAGCGGCAGGTATCATTGACTACGACGGGACCTGCGTATATGCACTGGACGCGGTCACCGGTAAACTGAAGTGGCAGAACACAAGTTCAGGCCATCTGGATAAGGAACTCAGGAAGGGAGTTTCGGCCCAGGGTGTGCTGACTGTCTCCGGCGGCCGCTTGTGGATGCCCGGCGGCAACGTGGTTCCGCCTGCTTCATACGATGTGGCCACAGGTAAACATTATGGACAACTGGTTGCAGGCGGCAGGCCCAGATACTTTATCAACCGCGGCGAGGAGATAGGCGTGCTGAATGAGCGCTACCTGATCCAGGGCGGCAGGCTTCGATTCTCAGCCACGGAGAACGTGGTCAATCCGGGCAAATTTACGGTACTCGACCTGTCGGGAGACTGGCAGACCGGTGAAGGAATTAAGTTATGCAACGGGAAAATCCCTCCTGCCTGGGACGAAAGGCAGTTAGTAATGGCAGACGGATTATACTCCAAACCAGTCTGCTATTCGTTTGATTCCATAAAAAAGTTACTGGCTGGAGGCAATCCGGAAAACGATTGGTTATCCGGAAAAGAGGTATCAGGCTGGTCATTGGCATGGACTTTTCTACCCCGGTTTGGTGATTGGTCATCCGGCAAAGATATCTCAGTTTGGCTAAGAGATAGCGATACAGTATCCCTGGCCATGGCCAGCAATGCAGTGGCGGAAGTATATCGCACTCGTCTGGCACGCGGAGGAAACGACCGCTGGACGGTACGCGCACTGGATCGCATTTCCGGAGATGTTATTTGGGAACAGCCACTGAACTCTCCCGCCTTGCCGGGTGGTTTGCTCATCAGCAGAGAAGGCAGCGTAGTGGTCGTAATGCAGGACGGCACTGTTAACTGCTTCGCGGCTAAAGAGCGATTGTAATGATGGTCTGCTCACAGTAATCCGGGCTCGTTTCCGGGGGGCAGCCCAAGGCAGCGCCTGTCGCTGAGGGATATGATTAAACGGAAAACTCTGAGCACGAGGAAGGCTTTTAACCTTGGGAAAGGAGAAGAGAAAAATCAGTTGCAATTGCTGAGAAGTACACCTTAATTTTTTGACACCATCTGTCCAACT is a genomic window containing:
- a CDS encoding amidohydrolase family protein — its product is MKAIRLVCHFSGLILPLIFLAGCGQQQTSVDAAIYNSLKSYIDSIKVIDTHQHQKLSSILRGGEVNFYTILSTTGLGTDLVSAGSPGLDADMIERGDLDSLWKTYGVFLDRCRNTSVYGHLVQSFRILYDMDEPYFTRDNIEKLSAQLAHNYNNPESWYREALEKAPIELMLNDQWWDQFKVRTDFESHALVMRIDMYMVSIAHRAELERADADTMSNPFYQARREDFEIRDLDDYLAFADRWFAKFVERGALCAKTANAYHRSIDYRNVSKEEAYRLFARPPETLTPGQRKRLEDYMFFWCVGKCAEYDLPLQIHTGYLAGNSRSLENGRPMKLLDVFQAFPQVKFSLFHGGFPWYQEIGALAKSYPNVYVDLCWLPVISRETAVSALHQWLDCVPYTKFFWGGDCYTVEDAVGSLEYGRDVVAQVLAERVSAGRMSMELAREVARGIFRNNAIRFFKLKEKFGKDFN
- a CDS encoding PQQ-binding-like beta-propeller repeat protein encodes the protein MISGDKKSRFRLDIYSLLTCLLLMGPVAAAEAGSKKPGTGENSSPISEHLCQIAEIDRGLFSVLGGENLALALELAAGGRIFVHLLDPENSVVEQARIKADQKGLFGRSINIEKSQLDELPYADNTIDLVLAAHLSEQGLSKLSLSEILRVLRPRGKALLGTLGEPGTQGGTLSENQIRSWLSSSGEAEWTTVEDRLGVWAVLTKAPMKGADDWSHWEHGPDNNPVSGDTAIQAPYMTQFMSLPFYIAMPAITTVAKGRIFTAMGHIAHHRREEPWLNTLVAQNGYNGMELWRRTLPDGYLVHRSAFVATGDNFYMINPDGDGCLVLDPETGKEKDRVRIPELTGEWKWMAIQNGILYSLLGEERDPSQTTIVRSPGIAWSWDDISSGYYDERIPWGFGNTIMAWDLKMRKLLWTHREEAKIDSRALSIGDDKIFFYCPDSHLGSLNAITGKVIWTNDNPKTRELIEEPGRGLKSTPGWRTSCFCLYTPHALFYQAQTRLNIVAVSNRDGSLLWHRKKITNNSNMLYTDEKLVVGIGPQGSIQEIDPLTGITLADLGFRKTGCARLTACRDSYFARGGGDGIVRYDRLAGKVLYNGAVRPACNDGVIPANGLLYVGPWACDCNLSLIGRVAMCPAGNFDFPLRDAKLTRLELLAENPSKITPFEITEKDWPTYRANNARTACSRATVPAEVTQSWRFTSRKSFKPTAPTAAGGLVFIGGDDCKVRAIDAKTGRLKWVFLAGGPVIQPPTLWQGRAYFGCGDGYVHVLEAATGEPLWRFRSAPVERKIMVYGSLCSTWPVNSGVLVNEGVAYAAAGIIDYDGTCVYALDAVTGKLKWQNTSSGHLDKELRKGVSAQGVLTVSGGRLWMPGGNVVPPASYDVATGKHYGQLVAGGRPRYFINRGEEIGVLNERYLIQGGRLRFSATENVVNPGKFTVLDLSGDWQTGEGIKLCNGKIPPAWDERQLVMADGLYSKPVCYSFDSIKKLLAGGNPENDWLSGKEVSGWSLAWTFLPRFGDWSSGKDISVWLRDSDTVSLAMASNAVAEVYRTRLARGGNDRWTVRALDRISGDVIWEQPLNSPALPGGLLISREGSVVVVMQDGTVNCFAAKERL